In the Nitrospirota bacterium genome, one interval contains:
- a CDS encoding ferredoxin oxidoreductase produces MSEALEAEQKTNPQGDPITSVAAPKVEVGTARKDPHAEAKRQKVVTPEYMFLEAPRTKEFITGSEAAKEAVRRSSVDLAIAYPITPQSETMQLIGVLYGEGYVKEYYRGEEEVGVMAAIAGGSRAGVRCFTATAGPGTLRGMEGIASWPGHRLPAVAMFTCRVVNAPLAIQPDNIEVAYLLNCGMLVFHAENQQDMFDFIMAGFTISEKNDVTLPVGVCCDGFFVTHARGYVRMQDRGIRLPPREAWRGAVPVLDAENPPARLSRDAPVQKSNFMAYNIHAVWQQEVWAAVERSRKYINKYMGGLLTAENVDDAEAVIIASGSAAAQSREAVRICAEKGIKIGLIKVRSLRPFPTQELRQLLAKTKLIVVPEFNYVGWLAKEVATAIYGYSHAKIIGGPRVYGGQSMPVELIVDEVESGLTGKKSTNVAMSSIMGGAVSQDDVAHFMRSI; encoded by the coding sequence ATGAGTGAAGCGCTCGAAGCAGAACAAAAGACAAATCCCCAGGGCGATCCCATCACGAGTGTCGCCGCGCCAAAAGTGGAGGTGGGCACAGCAAGGAAGGACCCCCATGCCGAAGCGAAACGGCAGAAGGTGGTCACGCCGGAATACATGTTTCTCGAAGCCCCGCGCACGAAGGAGTTCATCACTGGGAGCGAAGCGGCCAAAGAGGCGGTTCGGCGCTCCAGCGTGGATCTGGCTATCGCCTATCCGATCACCCCGCAGAGCGAAACGATGCAGCTGATCGGCGTGCTCTACGGCGAAGGATACGTAAAGGAATACTACCGTGGTGAAGAAGAAGTCGGTGTGATGGCGGCGATTGCCGGTGGGTCACGGGCGGGTGTGAGGTGTTTTACGGCAACGGCCGGCCCGGGAACCTTGCGTGGCATGGAAGGGATCGCATCATGGCCGGGCCATCGTTTACCGGCCGTGGCAATGTTTACCTGCCGAGTGGTGAATGCTCCCTTGGCGATTCAGCCGGACAATATCGAAGTTGCTTATTTGTTGAACTGCGGCATGCTTGTCTTTCACGCCGAAAACCAGCAGGACATGTTCGATTTCATCATGGCCGGGTTTACGATCAGCGAGAAAAATGATGTGACGCTGCCGGTCGGTGTCTGCTGCGACGGGTTTTTTGTGACCCATGCCCGTGGGTATGTCCGGATGCAGGATCGCGGCATCAGGCTTCCTCCGCGTGAAGCCTGGCGCGGAGCGGTTCCGGTGCTTGACGCGGAGAATCCTCCCGCCCGCCTGTCACGCGACGCTCCGGTGCAGAAGTCGAATTTCATGGCCTACAATATCCACGCAGTCTGGCAGCAGGAAGTCTGGGCTGCCGTGGAGCGGTCGCGCAAGTACATCAATAAGTATATGGGTGGCTTGCTGACAGCTGAGAACGTAGACGATGCCGAGGCAGTCATTATCGCCTCGGGCAGTGCTGCGGCCCAGTCACGGGAGGCCGTTCGCATCTGTGCAGAAAAAGGTATCAAGATCGGCTTGATCAAGGTCCGATCGCTGCGTCCGTTTCCAACACAGGAGTTACGGCAACTTCTTGCCAAGACGAAGCTCATCGTCGTTCCAGAATTCAATTATGTCGGTTGGCTGGCAAAAGAAGTGGCGACAGCGATCTACGGGTACTCTCATGCCAAGATTATCGGTGGGCCGAGGGTATACGGTGGTCAGTCGATGCCGGTTGAATTGATTGTGGACGAAGTCGAGTCCGGTCTAACCGGGAAGAAGTCGACCAATGTGGCAATGTCCTCAATCATGGGTGGAGCCGTCAGTCAGGATGACGTGGCGCACTTCATGCGCAGCATCTAA
- a CDS encoding 2-oxoglutarate:ferredoxin oxidoreductase: protein MATTQDTRERIIVPGPAGFHPPSAAQLGVSLPDPGEGLYYGLLEPNEDKVIEEMARKMLTSPNATIFPGPLVLWAWNEHAIEKARAVLEIAAQIPNVMIIPMPDYRPKYPKIDPEEVINPNHPNLTIWGNKIEACIFVGVHCHYANLTLKMIRAGTNCLTMAICAEQGHEDAMLTIRDSDVVKLKKTAQVFKRVREEMGIKLPDNGENVRFTGTQSRVHGGKTHTSPLTFAPVTVGAGSAGAFGHSAEQMKREG, encoded by the coding sequence GTGGCAACGACGCAAGATACAAGAGAACGCATCATTGTTCCAGGTCCTGCTGGATTTCATCCTCCGTCGGCAGCTCAGTTAGGGGTCTCTCTTCCTGACCCTGGAGAAGGGCTGTACTATGGATTGCTGGAACCCAACGAAGACAAGGTCATCGAAGAGATGGCCCGTAAGATGCTGACCAGTCCCAACGCGACCATTTTCCCTGGTCCATTAGTTCTCTGGGCCTGGAACGAACATGCAATTGAAAAGGCCAGGGCAGTACTGGAGATCGCAGCCCAAATTCCGAATGTCATGATCATCCCCATGCCGGACTACCGTCCGAAGTATCCGAAGATCGACCCGGAAGAGGTCATCAATCCGAACCATCCGAACCTCACGATTTGGGGCAACAAGATTGAAGCCTGTATCTTTGTCGGGGTGCATTGCCACTACGCCAATTTGACCTTGAAGATGATTCGTGCAGGGACCAACTGCCTGACGATGGCGATCTGTGCGGAGCAGGGGCATGAAGATGCGATGCTGACGATCAGAGATTCGGACGTGGTCAAGTTGAAAAAGACCGCGCAGGTCTTCAAGCGGGTGCGTGAAGAAATGGGCATCAAATTGCCCGATAACGGGGAGAACGTGCGATTTACCGGCACGCAATCACGAGTTCACGGCGGGAAAACTCACACGAGTCCCCTCACCTTTGCGCCGGTGACAGTCGGCGCCGGCAGCGCGGGAGCCTTTGGCCATTCCGCTGAACAGATGAAGCGCGAAGGTTAA
- the mutM gene encoding bifunctional DNA-formamidopyrimidine glycosylase/DNA-(apurinic or apyrimidinic site) lyase, whose protein sequence is MPELPEAEVVARQLRAQLLGAQLNECLIGRTDIVREGLLTLSWYHGAVLEDVERYGKSVVLGLKKENETRYVVAELGMTGLLLFRATQTKYPQHVHVRMSFMGGREPELRYWNPRRFGRMSLLDRAGLDRYRARRFGVDPLTVPRDAFVRLLQARRGRLKPLLMHQQVIAGIGNIYANEILFRARLHPNRDVNRLREATIVTLYDTMQTVLREAISCGGSSVKDFYAPDGTEGRYKLRHLVYGKEGQPCPNRCGQMIRRLQSERSSFFCPACQSNRLPG, encoded by the coding sequence GTGCCGGAATTACCGGAAGCAGAAGTCGTAGCCAGACAATTGCGGGCGCAATTACTCGGCGCGCAACTCAACGAGTGTCTGATTGGACGAACGGATATTGTTCGGGAAGGGCTACTCACGCTCTCGTGGTATCACGGTGCGGTGCTGGAAGATGTGGAGCGATACGGCAAGAGCGTCGTGTTGGGGCTAAAAAAAGAGAATGAGACCAGATATGTGGTGGCGGAGCTTGGTATGACGGGACTGCTTCTTTTTCGCGCGACGCAGACGAAATATCCGCAGCATGTGCATGTCCGCATGTCGTTCATGGGGGGGCGTGAACCGGAGCTGCGCTATTGGAACCCCCGCCGTTTCGGACGGATGTCTTTGCTTGATCGGGCGGGGCTTGATCGTTATCGTGCTCGTCGCTTCGGGGTCGACCCCCTCACGGTGCCGCGAGATGCGTTCGTCCGTCTCCTGCAAGCGAGGCGTGGACGCTTGAAGCCGCTCTTGATGCACCAGCAAGTGATTGCCGGCATTGGGAATATTTACGCGAACGAAATTCTCTTTCGCGCCAGGCTCCATCCGAACCGTGATGTGAATCGACTGCGTGAGGCCACGATCGTGACGCTCTATGACACGATGCAGACGGTGCTTCGAGAAGCAATTTCTTGTGGTGGGTCAAGCGTCAAGGATTTCTATGCGCCGGATGGCACGGAAGGTCGATACAAGCTTCGCCATCTCGTTTATGGCAAAGAAGGCCAACCCTGTCCTAATCGCTGCGGACAGATGATCCGCCGTCTTCAAAGTGAACGTAGCTCATTTTTTTGCCCTGCCTGCCAGTCCAACCGCCTTCCAGGATAA
- a CDS encoding dual specificity protein phosphatase family protein: MHFITDNLLVGNISDATEPPPQISAVLLVAAEFAVQPPSWFLFGRIPFSEYAEAEPALLDRAVSWIEQHLSGNRVMICCRAGMGRSVSVAMAYLCCVQGMTYTEVLKLVMRRRPGAMPLPKLEEAIAQVRLLREARVAKNDSPASRPVPGI, translated from the coding sequence ATGCATTTTATTACCGATAACCTGTTGGTCGGAAATATCAGTGATGCGACCGAACCGCCCCCGCAGATTAGTGCGGTGCTACTAGTTGCGGCGGAATTTGCCGTACAGCCGCCCAGTTGGTTCCTGTTCGGAAGGATACCATTTTCTGAGTATGCGGAAGCCGAACCGGCTTTGTTAGATCGGGCCGTGAGCTGGATTGAACAGCATCTTTCGGGCAATCGGGTGATGATCTGTTGCCGCGCCGGTATGGGTCGCTCCGTGTCGGTCGCGATGGCCTATCTCTGTTGTGTTCAAGGGATGACATATACCGAGGTTCTGAAGTTGGTTATGAGGCGCCGTCCCGGTGCCATGCCCCTTCCAAAGCTCGAGGAAGCCATTGCCCAGGTTCGCCTTCTTCGCGAGGCTCGCGTGGCGAAAAATGACAGCCCCGCGTCACGCCCAGTGCCTGGTATCTGA
- a CDS encoding BrnT family toxin has protein sequence MAEVRFEWDPKKDEENQEKHGVSFAMAQFAFADSRRVIAEDLSHSSSEKRHYCFGWINGGILTVRFTFRDNAIRIFGAGYWRKGRRIYERENKIHRRTSRRPKSRS, from the coding sequence ATGGCAGAGGTCAGGTTCGAGTGGGATCCCAAAAAGGATGAGGAAAATCAGGAGAAGCACGGCGTCTCTTTCGCAATGGCCCAATTCGCCTTTGCTGACTCGCGCCGCGTCATCGCGGAAGATCTCTCCCATAGCTCGAGCGAAAAGCGGCATTACTGTTTCGGTTGGATCAACGGCGGAATCCTGACCGTACGGTTCACGTTTCGCGACAACGCGATTCGGATTTTCGGAGCCGGTTACTGGCGGAAAGGCAGGCGAATCTATGAGCGGGAAAATAAGATACACCGACGAACCTCTCGGAGACCTAAGAGTCGTTCCTGA
- a CDS encoding ATP citrate lyase, with protein MSILANKDTYVVIQGGVAGVNAARRMAEFCYLIKRSLNVLAFVYPPDAGKTNEIPYGSGLVAVPIYKTIAEATHSHPQINTSLVYIGADRAMKGGMEALDDSHIKVVSMITEGVPEKDAKILGAHARKLGKVFNGPSSIGIVSAGSCRLGVIGGAFDNLVLSKLYREGSFGVITKSGGLSNEIIWICSQFADGITTAIGIGGDAYPGTDYVSYLEMFENDPQTKAVVIVGEMGGDLEERAAEWYGARKRRVKLIAVVSGFCQESLPKGMKFGHAGAKEGLKGEGSARSKSDALKKAGAIVPATFGALGPAIKEAYQELLKSGQVKVPVEPAVLPKLPKSIEEAMKADEVMVAPLIRTTISDDRGDEPCYDGYPASELINKGYEIPHVVGLLWDKRLISKQEAEIIKRIMMLSADHGPCVSGALGTILAACAGIGMSQSVAAGLIMIGPRFGGAVTDAGRYFKYAVDNKLSVDEFLAYMKKNVGPVPGIGHRVKSLRNPDKRVKELVGYVKSLNIKTPCLDFALDVEKVTSVKKDNLILNVDGTMAAVLVDIGFPVDSLNGFFILSRTIGLIGHWVDQKRQDSRLIRLFDYLVNYAAPKRREVPPLK; from the coding sequence ATGAGCATCCTGGCAAATAAAGATACCTATGTGGTGATCCAGGGCGGCGTGGCAGGGGTGAATGCCGCGCGCCGGATGGCGGAATTTTGCTATCTGATTAAACGGTCACTGAACGTCCTGGCGTTCGTCTACCCTCCTGACGCCGGCAAGACGAATGAGATTCCCTACGGCAGCGGCCTAGTGGCCGTTCCCATTTATAAGACGATCGCAGAAGCCACCCACAGTCACCCCCAAATCAATACCAGCCTTGTATACATCGGGGCCGATCGTGCAATGAAGGGCGGCATGGAAGCGCTCGACGACTCCCATATCAAAGTCGTTTCAATGATTACCGAGGGTGTGCCTGAAAAGGACGCCAAGATTCTCGGGGCCCATGCGCGCAAACTCGGGAAGGTCTTCAATGGCCCTTCCTCGATCGGCATTGTGTCAGCCGGCTCCTGCCGGTTGGGCGTCATCGGAGGAGCCTTCGATAATCTTGTTCTCTCCAAGCTCTATCGCGAAGGTTCATTCGGCGTCATTACCAAGTCAGGCGGCCTGTCCAACGAAATTATCTGGATCTGTTCCCAGTTTGCCGACGGCATCACCACGGCAATCGGGATCGGCGGAGATGCCTATCCGGGAACAGACTATGTCAGCTACCTCGAAATGTTCGAGAACGATCCGCAAACAAAGGCCGTCGTCATCGTCGGAGAAATGGGCGGCGATCTCGAAGAGCGGGCAGCCGAGTGGTATGGGGCCAGGAAGCGGCGTGTGAAGTTGATTGCCGTCGTTTCCGGTTTCTGCCAGGAGAGTTTGCCGAAGGGTATGAAGTTCGGCCATGCCGGGGCCAAGGAGGGTCTGAAAGGCGAGGGATCGGCCCGTTCCAAGTCTGACGCCCTCAAGAAGGCCGGCGCGATCGTACCGGCGACGTTCGGCGCCTTAGGTCCTGCAATCAAGGAAGCCTATCAGGAGTTGTTGAAATCGGGCCAGGTCAAGGTGCCGGTTGAGCCGGCGGTCTTGCCGAAGCTGCCGAAGAGCATTGAAGAGGCGATGAAGGCGGACGAAGTCATGGTGGCCCCGCTGATCCGCACGACAATCAGCGACGACCGCGGCGATGAGCCCTGTTATGACGGATACCCCGCGTCCGAACTGATCAATAAGGGCTATGAGATTCCCCACGTCGTTGGACTGCTCTGGGACAAGCGGCTGATCTCCAAACAGGAAGCTGAAATCATCAAGCGTATCATGATGCTGTCAGCCGACCATGGCCCCTGCGTCAGTGGAGCATTGGGGACGATCCTCGCGGCCTGCGCAGGGATCGGGATGTCTCAGTCTGTTGCAGCAGGGCTCATCATGATCGGCCCCCGCTTCGGTGGCGCCGTGACTGATGCAGGCCGCTACTTCAAATATGCGGTGGATAACAAGCTCTCGGTCGATGAATTCCTCGCCTATATGAAGAAAAACGTCGGGCCGGTGCCGGGGATCGGTCATCGCGTCAAGAGCCTGCGCAATCCGGACAAGCGCGTCAAGGAATTGGTCGGATACGTGAAAAGTTTGAATATCAAGACTCCCTGCCTGGACTTTGCGCTCGACGTGGAAAAGGTTACGTCGGTGAAGAAGGATAACCTGATTTTGAACGTAGACGGTACGATGGCGGCGGTTCTTGTCGATATCGGATTCCCGGTCGATAGCTTGAATGGCTTCTTCATTCTCTCACGCACGATCGGATTGATCGGGCATTGGGTGGATCAGAAGCGCCAGGATAGTCGCTTGATCCGGCTGTTCGACTACCTGGTGAATTATGCGGCGCCCAAGCGGCGCGAGGTGCCGCCATTGAAGTGA
- a CDS encoding ATP citrate lyase, with the protein MAKVLEGPGMGLMKKWGITVPHYVVVTSVDELTKLGQANEWLKKSKLVVKAHEALGSRFKLGLVKVDLNLPSAEAAAKEMIGRQVGSITVSQVIVSEMIPHKEEYYCAVKSTREGTDVLVANCGGIEVESNWDRVKRLSVEVGQEPSVEAFEKLAKDAGFTGLLVKKMADFAGKMFACFDNEDAQYLEVNPVVLREQDGELIALDAVTLLDGDAKFRHPDWNFAFAAEFGRAYSRHETEVMAVDSKIKGSVKFIEIPGGDTAMLPAGGGASVYYSDAVVARGGKLANYAEYSGDPPDWAVEVLTDKVCSLPGIKNIIVGGAIANFTDVKKTFGGIINGFRKAQSEGKLKGVKIWVRRGGPREKEGLDAMRALKNEGFDINVFDRNTPLTDIVDMALQK; encoded by the coding sequence ATGGCAAAGGTGCTCGAAGGTCCCGGGATGGGCCTGATGAAGAAATGGGGTATCACAGTCCCCCACTATGTCGTCGTCACCTCGGTTGACGAATTGACGAAGCTCGGCCAAGCCAATGAATGGCTGAAGAAATCCAAGCTGGTCGTCAAGGCCCATGAAGCGCTCGGTTCACGATTCAAACTCGGATTGGTAAAAGTCGATCTGAACCTTCCGTCCGCAGAAGCGGCGGCCAAGGAGATGATCGGTCGCCAGGTGGGCAGCATCACCGTCTCGCAAGTGATCGTGTCTGAAATGATTCCGCACAAGGAGGAATATTATTGTGCGGTGAAATCGACTCGAGAAGGAACGGACGTCCTGGTCGCCAACTGCGGCGGCATCGAGGTCGAATCGAATTGGGATCGTGTGAAGCGCCTGTCGGTGGAAGTCGGGCAGGAGCCTTCGGTGGAGGCGTTCGAGAAGTTAGCGAAAGATGCCGGCTTTACCGGTTTGCTCGTCAAGAAGATGGCCGATTTTGCGGGTAAGATGTTTGCCTGTTTTGACAACGAGGATGCGCAGTATCTGGAAGTGAATCCTGTGGTTCTCCGCGAGCAGGATGGCGAGTTGATCGCATTGGATGCAGTGACGCTGCTCGATGGCGACGCCAAGTTCCGGCACCCCGACTGGAATTTTGCCTTTGCAGCAGAATTCGGCCGTGCCTATTCCAGGCACGAGACGGAAGTCATGGCGGTCGATTCGAAAATTAAAGGCTCGGTCAAATTTATCGAGATACCGGGCGGGGACACAGCGATGCTTCCGGCCGGCGGTGGCGCCAGCGTCTATTATTCAGACGCGGTCGTCGCGCGAGGCGGCAAGTTGGCCAATTATGCAGAATATTCCGGTGATCCACCGGACTGGGCGGTTGAAGTGTTGACGGATAAGGTCTGCTCGTTGCCCGGGATCAAAAACATCATCGTCGGCGGGGCGATTGCGAATTTCACCGACGTGAAGAAGACATTCGGCGGCATCATTAACGGGTTCCGCAAGGCGCAGTCCGAAGGAAAGCTCAAGGGCGTCAAGATTTGGGTGCGGCGCGGTGGACCGCGTGAAAAAGAAGGGCTCGATGCGATGCGCGCGCTCAAGAACGAAGGGTTCGACATCAACGTCTTTGACCGCAATACTCCGCTCACCGATATCGTGGATATGGCGCTGCAAAAATAA
- a CDS encoding aconitate hydratase, with product MSMDLAKNLYAKMPDVFAKARKKFGRGLTLSEKVLVSHADNFETQTWERGKAMLALRPDRVAMQDATAQMAMLQFMQANKQKAAVPSTIHCDHLIRAEMGSEKDLLRAVDENKEVYNFLASAAKKYGIGFWKPGAGIIHQVVLENYAFPGSLIIGTDSHTPNGGGLGGLAIGVGGADAGEVMAGLPWEVLHPKLIGVRLTGKLSGWASPKDVILYLCGLLTVKGGTNKIVEYFGPGAETISATGKGTICNMGAELGATTSVFPFDQKMVAYLNITDRADLANLAIANNSLLVADPEVLQSPEKYYGQIVEVDLSTLEPHVVGPHTPDLARPISKMAAEAKEKGYPVELKAALIGSCTNSSYEDISRSAHIAQQGLKAGLKAKTSFLVSPGSERIYHTMRRDGFLGTFEQLGGTVLSNSCGPCIGQWKRADGVKGKADSIVSSFNRNFPGRNDGINETLSFLASPEVVTAYAIAGDLGFNPLTQTLKGADGKEFKFMPPVGEELPAKGFAKGEEGFVAPAASGEGLTVEVPPTSERLQLLQPFPRWDGKDFEKLPLLIKTKGKTTTDHISPAGPWLKFRGHLDKISDNMFLGANNAFSSEPGKGTDVLTGETGLTIAQIARRYKAKGIGSVVVGDENYGEGSSREHAAMSPRFLNVRVVITKSFARIHETNLKKQGILALTFADTKDYEKIEQQDRISVTGLNSLAPGKPVQVTIHKADGTSLTIQANHSITEQQVAWFKAGSALNALN from the coding sequence ATGTCGATGGATCTTGCCAAGAATCTATATGCAAAGATGCCGGACGTATTCGCCAAGGCTAGAAAGAAGTTCGGGCGTGGTCTCACATTGTCGGAAAAGGTGCTGGTGTCACATGCCGACAATTTCGAGACCCAGACCTGGGAGCGCGGCAAGGCGATGTTGGCTCTGCGCCCGGATCGTGTGGCGATGCAGGATGCGACGGCTCAGATGGCGATGTTGCAGTTCATGCAAGCCAACAAGCAAAAAGCGGCTGTGCCGAGCACGATCCATTGCGACCACTTGATTCGTGCCGAGATGGGTTCTGAGAAAGATCTGTTGCGTGCGGTGGACGAGAACAAGGAGGTCTATAACTTTCTGGCCTCGGCGGCCAAGAAGTACGGGATCGGATTCTGGAAGCCCGGTGCCGGAATTATTCACCAAGTTGTGTTGGAAAACTACGCGTTCCCCGGCAGCCTGATCATCGGGACCGACTCACATACGCCGAACGGCGGCGGTCTGGGTGGCTTGGCGATCGGTGTCGGCGGCGCTGATGCCGGCGAAGTGATGGCCGGTCTGCCATGGGAAGTGCTCCATCCAAAACTGATCGGCGTTCGCTTGACCGGCAAGTTGAGCGGATGGGCCTCGCCGAAGGACGTGATTCTCTATCTCTGCGGTTTGCTCACGGTAAAGGGCGGGACGAACAAGATCGTGGAATACTTCGGGCCCGGTGCGGAAACCATCAGCGCGACCGGTAAGGGAACGATCTGCAACATGGGCGCAGAACTGGGGGCGACGACTTCAGTGTTTCCCTTCGACCAGAAGATGGTCGCCTATTTGAACATTACGGATCGGGCGGATCTGGCGAACCTTGCGATCGCCAACAACTCATTGCTTGTCGCGGACCCTGAGGTCCTTCAGTCGCCGGAGAAATATTACGGCCAGATCGTCGAGGTCGATTTGTCCACCCTCGAGCCCCATGTTGTCGGGCCTCATACGCCGGATCTTGCGCGCCCCATTTCCAAGATGGCGGCGGAAGCCAAAGAGAAGGGGTACCCGGTCGAACTCAAGGCGGCGCTTATCGGAAGCTGCACCAATTCATCCTATGAAGACATCAGCCGTTCAGCCCACATTGCCCAACAGGGGCTGAAGGCCGGGCTCAAAGCGAAGACCTCGTTCCTCGTGTCGCCCGGTTCCGAGCGTATTTACCATACGATGAGGCGGGACGGGTTCTTGGGCACATTTGAGCAATTGGGCGGCACGGTCCTGTCCAATTCTTGTGGCCCCTGCATCGGGCAGTGGAAACGGGCCGATGGTGTAAAGGGAAAAGCCGATTCGATCGTCAGTTCCTTTAACCGTAATTTCCCAGGACGCAACGACGGCATCAACGAAACCCTGTCATTTCTTGCGAGCCCGGAAGTTGTGACCGCCTACGCCATCGCGGGCGATCTTGGGTTCAATCCTCTGACCCAGACACTCAAGGGAGCGGACGGCAAGGAATTCAAATTCATGCCGCCGGTGGGGGAAGAGCTTCCGGCCAAGGGTTTTGCGAAGGGAGAAGAAGGATTTGTTGCGCCGGCAGCCAGCGGCGAAGGCTTGACCGTCGAAGTCCCTCCGACCAGCGAGCGGCTGCAATTGTTGCAACCCTTTCCACGCTGGGACGGCAAAGACTTCGAGAAGCTGCCGCTGTTGATCAAGACGAAAGGTAAGACCACGACGGACCATATTTCTCCGGCCGGACCCTGGTTGAAGTTTCGCGGTCATCTCGACAAGATCAGCGACAATATGTTCCTCGGGGCCAACAATGCGTTTTCATCCGAGCCGGGTAAGGGTACGGATGTGCTGACGGGAGAAACGGGGCTGACCATCGCGCAGATTGCCCGCCGTTATAAAGCGAAGGGCATCGGGTCGGTTGTCGTCGGCGATGAGAACTACGGGGAGGGCAGCAGTCGTGAGCATGCGGCCATGTCGCCCAGGTTCCTCAACGTGCGGGTTGTCATCACGAAGAGTTTTGCGCGCATTCACGAGACTAATTTGAAGAAGCAGGGGATCTTGGCGTTGACCTTTGCTGACACGAAGGATTACGAGAAGATCGAACAGCAGGACCGCATCAGCGTGACAGGGCTAAACAGTCTGGCTCCTGGCAAACCGGTGCAAGTGACCATCCATAAGGCGGATGGTACGTCACTCACCATTCAGGCGAACCATAGCATTACCGAACAACAGGTTGCGTGGTTCAAGGCCGGTTCAGCGTTGAACGCGTTGAACTAA
- a CDS encoding GIY-YIG nuclease family protein translates to MNIKLSAVIPISNLTEYKMHLACWNSRNQPLDVFVRSREEWEQWNTWKGQKDEFNREHILALIDFYPEQDTWLFGGIYKVISRGSQNYAHSYIVKLVESSQGFVGRLKIRFKRPARAKAVRLENYYDHLVVSEILKECYTGETFSGYENINIDFRRLEAIVRNGKQDWKAALESVKGVYLITDKSNGKRYVGSAYGESGIWSRWACYVGTGHGWNDELTKLIKEEGIDYARKNFLISLLEYRSMKTDDDTIIEREGYWKGVLLSRGQFGYNKN, encoded by the coding sequence ATGAACATCAAGCTAAGCGCCGTTATCCCAATTAGCAACTTGACCGAATACAAGATGCATCTGGCATGCTGGAATAGTAGGAATCAACCGCTAGACGTCTTCGTTAGAAGTCGAGAGGAATGGGAACAATGGAATACGTGGAAAGGCCAGAAAGACGAATTTAACCGCGAGCACATTCTTGCACTAATTGATTTCTACCCGGAGCAGGATACCTGGCTTTTTGGTGGAATCTACAAAGTCATTTCGCGTGGGTCACAGAACTATGCCCACAGCTATATAGTAAAACTCGTCGAGAGTTCGCAGGGTTTCGTTGGCCGACTAAAGATTCGATTTAAGAGACCGGCTCGGGCAAAAGCGGTACGGCTCGAAAATTATTACGACCATCTGGTCGTTTCTGAAATTCTGAAAGAATGCTACACCGGTGAGACTTTTAGTGGATACGAAAATATCAATATCGATTTCCGTAGGCTTGAGGCGATCGTAAGGAACGGGAAGCAGGATTGGAAGGCAGCGTTGGAGAGCGTCAAGGGCGTCTACCTCATTACGGACAAGAGCAACGGAAAGAGGTATGTCGGCTCTGCTTATGGAGAATCAGGCATTTGGTCTCGATGGGCATGCTACGTGGGCACAGGTCACGGCTGGAATGATGAGCTAACAAAACTCATCAAAGAAGAAGGCATCGACTACGCCCGAAAGAACTTCCTAATATCCCTCCTCGAGTACCGCTCAATGAAAACCGATGACGATACAATTATCGAGCGAGAGGGCTATTGGAAAGGCGTGCTTTTGTCGCGAGGCCAGTTTGGATACAACAAGAACTAA